A portion of the Adhaeribacter radiodurans genome contains these proteins:
- a CDS encoding c-type cytochrome produces MLKPTLTKYLVAASICICGLTSYISVTDTSAFLQDGGRWVAPPTADKLKSPYPVEPLTLTQGEELFVMYCSPCHGENGYGDGAAGGAMGIKPANFHSPVVQKQSDGALFWKLSEGRGNMPPFKESLSEEQRWQLVAYLRKLGETVDNTAAGAPTSKPTAQPNTTPAKPSPETKTAATPTKSPEPKQNISPSAPPASTTANTPAAEATKAGPEIKTPTSLRPDIKVSHVMKIGPSAIRLFRHPQTGEFWYNTFEGDVYRIINIDKKDARTQKIFTAAEHGIIRLQGAVFHNNSLFLCGNTSVNNGKGTTGRMVRYDLGTGRKPTMTEVFNTVEYGTNATTFDHGWNALEVSPDGKFIYVNTGARTDHGEVQDNRGAYPNARDNALTAKIYRFPINAKNLLLPDDVQKLKADGYLFAEGVRNVFDMAFDPSGNLFGVSNSPDYDAPEDMFWLRQGHHYGFPWVFGGIDNPQQYPGWNPSPETDPFISKNAHAWIVKYFHDDPTFPKPPTGVKFTPGVQNLGPAANEYRDIASGKVTDGDLTGQAVSTFNAHSSPLALFFDTKKVLSEEFRGDGFVMRYTGGGRVGANNLLRKEGRDLLHLKLTYDPATDNYFVKTYRLVDNFNAPVDAVMVGNEVYIMEYAGQSDANIWKITLPKSSKASAQNTPKTKKKA; encoded by the coding sequence ATGCTTAAACCAACCTTAACCAAGTATTTAGTAGCCGCTAGTATCTGTATTTGTGGGCTAACTTCTTATATTTCTGTAACTGATACCTCGGCCTTTTTACAGGACGGAGGAAGATGGGTAGCGCCACCTACCGCCGACAAATTAAAAAGCCCGTACCCGGTAGAACCACTTACCTTAACCCAGGGCGAAGAATTATTTGTAATGTATTGTTCTCCTTGCCACGGCGAAAATGGCTACGGCGATGGCGCGGCCGGTGGTGCCATGGGAATAAAGCCGGCCAACTTCCATTCGCCGGTAGTACAAAAACAAAGCGATGGAGCCTTATTCTGGAAATTATCCGAAGGGCGGGGCAACATGCCACCTTTTAAAGAATCCTTATCCGAAGAACAAAGATGGCAATTAGTAGCCTACCTGCGTAAATTAGGCGAAACCGTAGATAACACAGCGGCAGGTGCTCCAACTTCTAAACCAACCGCACAACCCAATACAACTCCGGCAAAACCATCTCCGGAGACGAAGACTGCCGCAACGCCTACTAAATCGCCGGAACCGAAGCAAAATATTTCTCCTTCTGCTCCACCTGCTTCTACAACCGCTAATACTCCTGCGGCTGAAGCGACTAAAGCCGGGCCTGAAATTAAAACACCCACTTCCTTACGGCCCGATATAAAAGTATCGCACGTAATGAAAATTGGACCATCGGCTATTCGTTTATTCCGCCACCCGCAAACCGGCGAATTCTGGTATAACACTTTTGAAGGCGACGTTTATAGAATTATTAATATTGATAAAAAAGATGCCCGCACGCAAAAAATATTTACCGCAGCGGAGCATGGTATTATCCGTTTACAAGGAGCCGTTTTCCATAACAACAGCTTGTTTTTGTGCGGCAATACCAGCGTAAATAACGGCAAAGGCACTACCGGCCGCATGGTACGCTACGATTTAGGTACCGGCAGAAAACCTACAATGACCGAAGTATTTAACACCGTAGAATACGGCACTAACGCTACCACCTTCGACCACGGCTGGAATGCTTTGGAAGTAAGTCCGGATGGAAAATTTATTTACGTAAATACCGGGGCTCGTACCGACCATGGCGAAGTACAGGATAACCGGGGAGCCTACCCCAATGCCCGCGACAACGCTTTAACCGCTAAAATTTACCGTTTCCCAATTAATGCGAAGAATTTGCTATTACCTGATGACGTGCAAAAGCTAAAAGCTGATGGCTATTTATTTGCCGAAGGTGTACGAAATGTTTTTGACATGGCTTTTGACCCGAGCGGAAATTTATTTGGGGTATCCAACTCACCAGATTATGACGCGCCCGAAGATATGTTCTGGCTCCGGCAAGGTCATCATTATGGTTTTCCTTGGGTATTTGGCGGCATTGATAATCCGCAGCAATATCCGGGATGGAACCCTAGTCCCGAAACCGACCCGTTTATTAGTAAAAATGCCCACGCCTGGATTGTAAAATACTTCCACGACGATCCTACTTTTCCGAAACCTCCAACTGGAGTTAAGTTTACTCCAGGGGTCCAAAACTTAGGTCCGGCCGCCAACGAATACCGCGACATAGCCTCCGGCAAAGTTACCGATGGCGATTTAACCGGTCAGGCAGTTAGCACCTTTAATGCGCACAGCTCACCACTGGCTTTATTTTTTGATACCAAAAAAGTTTTATCCGAAGAATTTAGAGGCGATGGATTTGTAATGCGCTATACAGGTGGCGGCAGAGTTGGGGCCAATAACCTACTCCGGAAAGAAGGCAGAGACTTACTGCATTTAAAATTAACTTATGACCCGGCCACCGATAATTATTTTGTTAAAACCTACCGCCTCGTGGACAATTTTAATGCTCCGGTTGATGCGGTAATGGTTGGAAACGAAGTGTATATCATGGAATATGCCGGCCAATCCGACGCAAATATCTGGAAGATAACTTTACCGAAAAGCTCCAAAGCCAGCGCGCAAAATACGCCTAAAACTAAAAAGAAAGCTTAA
- a CDS encoding SusD/RagB family nutrient-binding outer membrane lipoprotein, with protein sequence MKNIQIPFFRHVRQIMVAGALLLTACDNGFEEMNKNPNAYIEPVVGSLFSYNIIRTAGASDDNTLYPNDKLSGAFMQFFASLNPYQWTGDKYLAKAGYSDGLFNAGYNVELKENIQILNLTKDNPTQSNLYNIARIWRVYIMHRITDMYGDVPYFEAGQGYINGLYKPKYDPQSAIYADMLKELDEAALALDPAKPSYGAADFLYAGNTDKWKKFAYSLMLRLGMRLTKVDAGMAESWVKKAIAGGVMQSNADLAKLNHTDGTALQFYWSGRELRGGEGVPPSAKGKGYGKMAQTFVEHLKTTQDPRLPFYITLWPGNADPTQLPTSTEPSKQKGLPNGYDYSTIKTIIPNWTDDMLAEYSEINLNTVGNNATPSIFQSYAEVELYLAEAALRGWGPGDAKTHYETAVKASMDMQPLYPGGMSVTEEEYAAYLVANPYVGGSFDEQMEQIHTQLWASLFMNNIEVYANWRRTGYPKLTPTNYSGNETGGQIPRRLPYPQSEASLNTENYAEAVKNQGPDLFSTRVWWDKE encoded by the coding sequence ATGAAAAATATACAAATACCTTTCTTTCGTCATGTTCGGCAGATAATGGTGGCAGGCGCCCTGTTGTTAACGGCTTGCGATAATGGTTTTGAAGAAATGAACAAAAACCCGAACGCTTACATTGAGCCGGTGGTGGGCAGTTTATTTTCTTACAACATTATCCGGACAGCCGGAGCCAGCGACGATAATACGTTGTACCCCAACGATAAGCTTTCCGGGGCTTTCATGCAGTTTTTTGCTTCACTCAACCCTTACCAATGGACCGGCGATAAATATTTAGCCAAAGCTGGTTACTCCGATGGTTTGTTCAATGCTGGGTACAACGTGGAGCTAAAAGAAAATATTCAAATTTTAAATTTAACTAAGGACAACCCGACCCAGAGTAACTTGTACAACATTGCCCGTATCTGGCGGGTGTACATCATGCACCGCATTACTGATATGTACGGCGATGTGCCTTACTTTGAAGCGGGTCAGGGTTATATTAACGGTCTGTACAAACCCAAATACGATCCTCAGTCGGCTATTTACGCCGATATGCTGAAAGAACTGGACGAAGCGGCACTGGCCCTGGACCCGGCCAAGCCATCTTACGGTGCCGCTGATTTTCTGTATGCCGGCAACACTGATAAATGGAAGAAGTTTGCTTATTCGTTGATGTTGCGCCTGGGCATGCGTCTCACCAAAGTAGATGCGGGCATGGCCGAAAGCTGGGTAAAGAAAGCCATTGCCGGCGGCGTGATGCAGAGCAATGCCGATTTAGCCAAACTGAACCATACCGATGGAACGGCACTACAATTTTACTGGAGTGGCCGCGAGTTGCGGGGTGGGGAAGGCGTACCGCCTTCGGCCAAAGGAAAAGGCTACGGCAAAATGGCCCAAACTTTTGTGGAACATTTAAAAACCACCCAAGACCCGCGCCTGCCGTTTTACATTACACTGTGGCCCGGCAACGCCGACCCGACGCAATTACCCACTAGTACTGAGCCGAGCAAGCAAAAAGGCTTACCCAATGGTTACGATTATTCTACTATCAAAACTATTATCCCCAACTGGACGGACGATATGCTGGCGGAGTATTCCGAAATCAATTTAAATACGGTGGGCAACAACGCTACTCCCAGCATTTTCCAAAGTTACGCCGAAGTAGAGTTGTATTTAGCCGAAGCCGCTTTGCGGGGTTGGGGGCCCGGCGATGCCAAAACGCACTACGAAACCGCGGTAAAAGCTTCCATGGATATGCAGCCTTTGTACCCGGGCGGCATGAGTGTTACCGAAGAAGAATACGCTGCTTACCTAGTCGCTAATCCTTACGTGGGAGGTAGCTTTGACGAACAGATGGAGCAAATCCATACGCAATTATGGGCTTCGCTTTTCATGAACAATATTGAGGTGTACGCTAACTGGCGCCGTACCGGTTACCCGAAGCTAACTCCTACCAACTACTCTGGTAACGAAACGGGTGGCCAGATTCCTCGTCGCTTGCCTTATCCGCAATCCGAGGCCAGCTTAAATACGGAGAACTACGCCGAGGCAGTGAAGAATCAAGGCCCGGATTTATTTTCGACGCGGGTGTGGTGGGATAAAGAGTAA